The genomic DNA CGTCACGATGCAGGCCGCTGCGTCGCTGCCCGAAGCCGTCCAGGCCGCGGCCGGCCGCGCCCATCCGGGCGACGCCGTGCTGCTGTCGCCGGCCTGCGCGAGCTTCGACATGTTCAAGGACTACGCGCACCGCGCCGCCGTCTTCTGCGAGGCCGTGCAGGCGCTCGCCGATGCACCGCGCGGCGCCGGCGGAGAGATCGCATGAACACCGCCACCGCCGCCGCTGCGACGCCCAACAAGACCGGCCGCTTCAACGGCTGGTTCAGCCGCGCCAAGAGCAGCATCGATGCGCTGCCCATGCACCTGCCCGTGCGCCTCGGCAACGCCGGCATGACGCAGACCAAGGCGGCGCCGATGCGCGTGCTCGGCTTCGATCAGGCACTCGTGTGGGTCACGGTCGCGCTCCTGGCCTGGGGCCTCGTGATGGTGTACTCGGCCTCGATCGCGCTGCCGGACAACCCGCGCTTCGCGCGCGCCGGCTACGGCCCCGCCTTCTTCCTCACGCGGCACCTGGCGTCGATCGTGATCGCCTTCATCGCCGGCCTTTTGACTTTCCAGATCCCGATGAAGACCTGGGAACGCGCCGCGCCCTGGCTCTTCGTCGCTTCGCTGCTGCTGCTGGTGGTGGTGCTGATTCCGCACATCGGCATCAACGTCAACGGCGCGCGCCGCTGGCTGCCGCTCGGCTTCATGCGCTTCCAGCCGTCGGAGCTGGCCAAGCTGGCGATGATTCTCTACGCCGCCAGCTACATGGTGCGCAAGATGGAAATCAAGGAGCGCTTCTTCCGCGCCGTGCTGCCGATGGGCATCGCGGTCGTGGTGGTCGGCATGCTGGTGATGGCGGAACCCGACATGGGCGCCTTCATGGTGATCGCGGTGATCGCCATGGGCATCCTGTTCCTCGGCGGCGTCAATGCCCGCATGTTCTTCGTCATCGCGACGCTGGTGGTGGTCGCCTTCGCCTCGATCGTGGCATCGAGCTCATGGCGGCGCGAGCGGATCTTCGCCTACCTCGACCCGTGGACCGAGGAGCATGCGCTCGGCAAGGGCTACCAGCTGTCGCACTCGCTGATCGCGATCGGCCGCGGCGAGATCTTCGGTGTCGGCCTCGGCGGCAGCGTCGAGAAGCTGCACTGGCTGCCCGAGGCGCACACCGACTTTCTGCTTGCCGTGATCGGCGAGGAATTCGGCCTCGTCGGCGTGCTGCTCGCGATCGGCCTGTTCCTCTGGCTCACGCGCCGCATCATGCACATCGGCCGCCAGGCGATCGCGCTCGACCGCGTGTTCTCCGGCCTCGTGGCGCAGGGCGTCGGCGTGTGGATGGGCTTCCAGGCCTTCATCAACATGGGCGTCAACCTGGGTGCCTTGCCGACCAAGGGCCTGACCCTGCCGCTGATGAGCTTCGGCGGTTCGGCGATCCTGATGAACGTGATCGCACTGGCGATCGTGCTGCGCATCGACTACGAGAACCGCGTGCTGATGCGTGGGGGCCGGCTATGAGCA from Variovorax sp. PBL-E5 includes the following:
- the ftsW gene encoding putative lipid II flippase FtsW, translated to MNTATAAAATPNKTGRFNGWFSRAKSSIDALPMHLPVRLGNAGMTQTKAAPMRVLGFDQALVWVTVALLAWGLVMVYSASIALPDNPRFARAGYGPAFFLTRHLASIVIAFIAGLLTFQIPMKTWERAAPWLFVASLLLLVVVLIPHIGINVNGARRWLPLGFMRFQPSELAKLAMILYAASYMVRKMEIKERFFRAVLPMGIAVVVVGMLVMAEPDMGAFMVIAVIAMGILFLGGVNARMFFVIATLVVVAFASIVASSSWRRERIFAYLDPWTEEHALGKGYQLSHSLIAIGRGEIFGVGLGGSVEKLHWLPEAHTDFLLAVIGEEFGLVGVLLAIGLFLWLTRRIMHIGRQAIALDRVFSGLVAQGVGVWMGFQAFINMGVNLGALPTKGLTLPLMSFGGSAILMNVIALAIVLRIDYENRVLMRGGRL